In a single window of the Rhodoferax saidenbachensis genome:
- a CDS encoding Lrp/AsnC family transcriptional regulator, with protein sequence MQLDRYDQQILEVLQVEGRINNQDLADRIGLSPSPCLRRVRALEESGLIVGYRALVDAKKLGLSLMALVHISMDRHTPERFANFEASVSVLPEVLECLLITGQDADYQIKVAVRDMDHYQALLLNKLTRIEGVTGVHSSFVLRRVVDRTALSVASAP encoded by the coding sequence ATGCAACTGGACCGTTATGACCAGCAAATCCTCGAAGTTTTGCAGGTAGAGGGGCGCATCAACAACCAGGATCTGGCCGACCGCATTGGCCTGTCGCCATCGCCCTGCCTGCGCCGGGTGCGGGCGCTCGAAGAATCAGGCCTGATCGTCGGGTACCGCGCGCTGGTGGACGCCAAGAAGCTGGGGCTCTCCCTGATGGCGCTGGTGCATATCTCCATGGATCGGCATACCCCCGAGCGTTTTGCCAACTTTGAAGCCTCGGTGAGCGTGTTGCCCGAGGTATTGGAGTGCCTGCTGATCACCGGGCAGGACGCGGACTACCAGATCAAGGTGGCGGTGCGCGATATGGACCACTACCAGGCGTTACTGCTCAACAAGCTGACCCGCATTGAAGGCGTGACCGGCGTGCACAGCAGTTTTGTGCTGCGCCGCGTGGTGGACAGAACGGCGCTGTCCGTGGCCTCCGCACCCTGA
- a CDS encoding NRDE family protein — MCLIAWNWQPASATPLLLLANRDEFYARPAAALHWWEGDQILAGQDLQAGGTWLGVSRNGRLAALTNYRTPGGARAGTPSRGELVAGFLQSSLSAADYLGTLQARAADYNPFNLLVCDGQQLLGLESRGARVLTLSAGLGAVSNADFQTPWPKLVALQNGLQTQITTGHTDTPSLQALLQDRALAPDASLPSTGVPLELERALSAAFIATPNYGTRASSVVRLGAGEVEFTEQRFDAQGLVGSTFQSFQRA; from the coding sequence ATGTGTTTGATCGCCTGGAACTGGCAGCCCGCCAGTGCAACCCCACTTTTGCTGCTGGCCAACCGTGACGAGTTTTACGCGCGGCCCGCCGCGGCGCTGCACTGGTGGGAGGGCGACCAGATCCTCGCGGGCCAAGACCTGCAGGCCGGTGGCACCTGGCTGGGCGTGAGCCGCAACGGGCGGCTGGCCGCACTGACCAACTACCGGACGCCCGGCGGCGCACGCGCTGGCACACCCTCACGCGGTGAACTGGTCGCTGGGTTTCTACAAAGTTCTTTGAGCGCTGCTGACTACTTGGGTACGTTACAGGCCCGCGCAGCGGACTACAACCCGTTCAACCTGCTGGTGTGTGACGGCCAGCAACTGCTGGGGCTGGAGAGCCGCGGTGCGCGTGTGCTGACCCTGTCTGCTGGTTTGGGCGCCGTGTCGAATGCGGACTTTCAGACGCCCTGGCCCAAGCTGGTGGCACTGCAAAACGGGCTGCAAACGCAGATCACCACGGGGCACACCGATACGCCCAGCCTGCAGGCCTTGCTGCAGGACCGCGCGCTGGCGCCCGACGCCAGCTTGCCCAGCACCGGTGTGCCGCTGGAACTGGAACGCGCCTTGTCTGCGGCCTTTATTGCCACACCAAATTACGGCACCCGCGCCAGCAGCGTGGTGCGGCTGGGCGCGGGCGAGGTCGAATTCACCGAACAGCGGTTTGACGCCCAGGGGCTGGTGGGTAGCACTTTCCAGTCTTTTCAGCGGGCATAA
- a CDS encoding metallophosphoesterase, which translates to MALGPVYLLSLFLHAFVGWRVAPDLFLLAPVLGGALWVGLALSALLMPMGVLARRVARPPLTTVLTWAGLLCMGLFSSLFVLTLVREAALLVAHVGAWVWPGVFDLASWQTDTALALPPLALLITVLGFWNARRTAAVVRVDVPITNLPAALHGFTVAQISDVHVGPTIKTQYLQRIVARINGLDAHMVAITGDLVDGSVKELHQHVAPLANLRSTHGTFFVTGNHEYYSGAHSWIDALRGLGLTVLMNEHVVIDHHSDTARATMVVAGVADYTAHHFDEGHRSDPRAAMADAPAGFKLLLAHQPRSADAAADAGFDLQLSGHTHGGQFWPWMYFVKFQQPFTAGLHKLRNLWVYTSRGTGYWGPPKRFGAPSEITLLRLTLA; encoded by the coding sequence ATGGCCCTAGGCCCGGTGTATCTGCTTTCCCTGTTCCTGCATGCTTTTGTGGGTTGGCGCGTAGCGCCCGATTTATTTTTGCTAGCCCCGGTACTGGGCGGGGCACTCTGGGTGGGCCTGGCTTTGTCGGCCTTGCTGATGCCCATGGGGGTACTGGCACGCCGCGTCGCGCGGCCGCCGCTGACCACGGTGCTGACATGGGCTGGTTTGCTGTGCATGGGCCTGTTTTCTTCGCTGTTTGTGCTGACCCTGGTGCGTGAGGCCGCGCTGCTGGTGGCCCACGTGGGTGCTTGGGTGTGGCCGGGTGTTTTCGACCTGGCCAGTTGGCAAACCGACACGGCGCTGGCACTGCCGCCCCTGGCTTTGCTGATCACCGTGCTGGGTTTCTGGAATGCACGGCGCACTGCCGCGGTGGTTCGCGTGGATGTGCCTATAACCAACCTGCCCGCGGCGCTGCATGGTTTTACCGTCGCACAGATCAGCGATGTACATGTAGGCCCCACGATCAAGACGCAGTACCTGCAACGCATCGTGGCGCGCATCAACGGCCTGGATGCGCACATGGTGGCCATCACCGGTGATCTGGTCGATGGCAGCGTGAAAGAACTGCACCAGCACGTGGCGCCACTCGCAAACCTGCGTTCCACCCACGGCACCTTTTTTGTCACTGGCAACCACGAGTACTACTCGGGCGCGCACAGCTGGATAGACGCACTGCGCGGCCTGGGCCTGACGGTGCTGATGAACGAACACGTGGTCATCGACCACCACAGCGACACAGCGCGTGCCACCATGGTGGTGGCGGGTGTGGCCGACTACACGGCCCACCACTTTGACGAGGGCCACCGCAGCGACCCGCGGGCCGCGATGGCCGATGCGCCCGCAGGATTCAAACTGCTGCTGGCCCACCAGCCGCGTAGCGCCGACGCCGCGGCCGATGCGGGGTTCGACCTGCAGCTCAGTGGTCACACGCATGGCGGCCAGTTCTGGCCCTGGATGTATTTTGTGAAGTTCCAGCAGCCGTTTACTGCGGGGTTGCACAAGCTGCGCAACCTCTGGGTCTACACCAGCCGAGGCACCGGCTACTGGGGTCCGCCCAAGCGGTTTGGTGCGCCATCCGAAATCACGCTGCTGCGCTTGACACTGGCTTGA
- the minE gene encoding cell division topological specificity factor MinE, producing MASLLSFFLGEKKSTASVAKERLSILLAHERSGRNAAEPDYLPELQRELVAVISKYVKINPADIKVIQGRQDNLETLEVKIELPDGR from the coding sequence ATGGCTTCCCTTCTGTCATTTTTTCTCGGTGAGAAGAAGTCCACGGCCAGCGTTGCCAAAGAACGCCTGTCCATTCTTCTGGCCCATGAGCGTTCCGGTCGCAATGCGGCGGAACCCGACTACCTGCCCGAACTCCAGCGTGAGCTGGTGGCGGTGATTAGCAAGTACGTCAAGATCAATCCCGCCGACATCAAGGTTATCCAGGGCCGCCAGGACAATCTGGAAACGCTGGAAGTCAAGATAGAGCTGCCCGACGGGCGCTAA
- the minD gene encoding septum site-determining protein MinD: MAKIVVVTSGKGGVGKTTTSASFATGLALRGHKTAVIDFDVGLRNLDLIMGCERRVVYDLINVIQGEANLNQALIKDKQCDNLYVLAASQTRDKDALTQEGVEKVLNDLSAMDFEFIVCDSPAGIETGALMAMHFADEALVVTNPEVSSVRDSDRILGMLASKTKRAMTGADPIKEHLLITRYNPARVDQGQMLSLEDIQDILRIKLIGVIPESESVLQASNQGVPAVHMQGSDVSEAYKDVIDRFLGADKPMRFTEAPKQGLLKRLFGGK, translated from the coding sequence ATGGCAAAAATCGTTGTAGTTACCTCCGGCAAAGGCGGCGTGGGCAAGACCACGACCAGTGCCAGTTTCGCAACCGGCCTGGCCCTGCGTGGCCACAAGACCGCTGTGATCGACTTTGACGTGGGCCTGCGCAATCTGGACCTGATCATGGGTTGCGAGCGCCGCGTGGTGTACGACCTGATCAACGTGATCCAGGGCGAGGCCAACTTGAACCAGGCACTCATCAAGGACAAGCAGTGCGACAACCTCTACGTGCTCGCTGCTTCGCAGACACGCGACAAGGATGCCCTCACGCAAGAAGGCGTCGAGAAGGTGCTCAATGACCTGAGCGCGATGGACTTTGAGTTCATCGTGTGCGACTCCCCTGCCGGCATTGAAACCGGTGCGCTGATGGCCATGCATTTTGCCGACGAAGCGCTGGTGGTGACCAATCCCGAAGTGTCTTCCGTGCGTGATTCGGACCGTATTTTGGGTATGCTGGCCAGCAAGACCAAACGTGCCATGACGGGTGCAGACCCGATCAAGGAACACCTGCTGATCACGCGTTACAACCCGGCCCGTGTGGATCAGGGCCAGATGCTGTCGCTCGAAGACATCCAGGACATCCTGCGTATCAAGCTCATCGGTGTGATTCCCGAGAGCGAATCGGTGTTGCAGGCGTCCAACCAAGGCGTGCCGGCTGTGCACATGCAGGGCAGCGATGTATCCGAGGCCTACAAGGATGTGATCGACCGTTTCCTCGGTGCTGACAAGCCCATGCGTTTCACAGAAGCGCCCAAACAAGGCTTGCTGAAACGCCTGTTCGGAGGGAAATAA
- the minC gene encoding septum site-determining protein MinC, giving the protein MPVSPAAPSQSREPASFEIKSAQLPLVALLIKTGQWAQLVRELQQQFGPAGESPDFFDHDALVLDFSQLPADTPPPDWKPFLTELRACRLVAVAVRGASPEWLESAKTLGLVEAPADTPRARTKVHATETVEVVKEVVHEVVREVPGPATMVVDKPLRSGQKIYARGADLVVLAMVNQGAEVVADGNIHVYAPLRGKAMAGARGNTNARIFSLCLEPELISIAGVYRTSENKLAPDVQGKAAQVRLSNDGQDKLIIEPLKV; this is encoded by the coding sequence ATGCCCGTTTCTCCTGCAGCGCCATCCCAGAGCCGTGAGCCTGCATCTTTTGAAATCAAAAGCGCCCAACTGCCTTTGGTGGCCTTGCTCATCAAGACCGGGCAATGGGCGCAATTGGTGCGGGAACTGCAGCAGCAATTTGGCCCCGCGGGGGAAAGCCCGGATTTCTTCGACCACGATGCGCTGGTCCTCGATTTTTCCCAGCTACCCGCCGATACGCCGCCGCCGGACTGGAAACCTTTTTTGACCGAGCTGCGTGCCTGCCGCCTGGTGGCGGTGGCTGTGCGGGGTGCCAGCCCTGAATGGCTGGAATCTGCCAAGACCTTGGGCTTGGTCGAAGCACCTGCCGACACACCGCGAGCACGCACCAAAGTACACGCCACCGAGACCGTGGAAGTGGTCAAGGAAGTCGTGCACGAGGTGGTGCGTGAAGTGCCCGGCCCGGCCACCATGGTGGTCGACAAGCCGTTGCGTTCGGGTCAGAAAATTTATGCGCGGGGCGCGGATCTGGTGGTATTGGCCATGGTCAACCAGGGTGCGGAGGTGGTGGCCGATGGCAACATCCATGTCTACGCACCGCTGCGTGGCAAGGCCATGGCAGGTGCGCGTGGCAATACCAATGCGCGTATTTTTTCGCTGTGCCTGGAGCCCGAGCTGATTTCGATCGCCGGGGTCTACCGCACCAGTGAAAACAAGCTCGCACCCGATGTGCAAGGCAAAGCCGCCCAGGTGCGCCTGAGCAATGACGGACAGGACAAATTGATCATCGAACCGCTCAAGGTTTGA
- a CDS encoding alpha/beta fold hydrolase, with the protein MKLVLRIVGVLVVALFVFALAGVVATWAPDKSVQELSVRWAPAPSQFVDVAGMQVHLRDEGPRNDPNPIVLLHGTSASLHTWDGWAQDLTKQRRVIRFDLPAFGLTGPNPENDYSIAAYVRFVTAVLDKLGIQSCVLAGNSLGGQIAWATAVAHPQRIRKLVLVDAAGYPIQSVSVPIGFRIARMPGVRSVMEHVLPRGVIQSSLRNVYGDPSRVTPDLVDRYYDMTLRAGNRQALSKRFEQRFSGDEAQIKTLKLPTLILWGAKDRLIPPDNAKRFESDIAGSQLVVFDKLGHVPHEEDPQTTVAAVRAFLASP; encoded by the coding sequence ATGAAACTTGTACTTCGTATCGTGGGCGTCCTGGTTGTTGCCCTGTTTGTTTTTGCATTGGCCGGCGTGGTGGCGACCTGGGCACCGGACAAATCAGTGCAGGAATTGTCCGTGCGCTGGGCACCTGCACCCTCGCAGTTTGTTGACGTCGCTGGCATGCAAGTGCATTTGCGGGATGAAGGTCCACGCAATGACCCCAACCCCATCGTGCTGCTGCACGGTACTTCGGCAAGCCTGCACACCTGGGATGGCTGGGCCCAGGATCTGACAAAACAACGCCGTGTCATCCGTTTCGATCTGCCGGCCTTTGGTCTGACCGGTCCTAACCCAGAAAACGACTATTCCATTGCGGCTTACGTGCGTTTTGTGACGGCGGTACTCGACAAGCTGGGCATTCAGTCCTGTGTGCTGGCTGGCAATTCACTGGGTGGACAGATTGCCTGGGCCACGGCCGTGGCCCACCCCCAGCGCATCCGCAAGCTGGTACTGGTGGATGCAGCGGGTTACCCGATCCAGTCGGTTTCCGTTCCTATCGGTTTTCGCATTGCGCGTATGCCCGGTGTGCGCAGTGTGATGGAGCATGTGTTGCCGCGCGGTGTTATCCAGAGCAGTTTGCGCAATGTCTATGGGGATCCATCCAGGGTGACGCCTGATCTGGTGGACCGGTACTACGACATGACGCTGCGTGCCGGTAACCGCCAGGCTTTGTCCAAGCGGTTTGAGCAGCGTTTCAGTGGTGATGAAGCACAAATCAAGACACTCAAGCTGCCAACCCTCATACTCTGGGGTGCCAAAGACCGCTTGATTCCACCGGACAATGCAAAACGCTTCGAAAGCGACATTGCGGGTTCGCAATTGGTGGTGTTTGACAAACTGGGGCATGTGCCCCACGAAGAAGATCCGCAAACAACAGTGGCTGCAGTGAGGGCCTTTCTGGCATCGCCATGA
- a CDS encoding GGDEF domain-containing protein: protein MSDKKPFEIARETLKQLTARKLVPTPSNYQTLYNEIAGIPHMPPFPADTLRDIAKALPTKTPGQQKQRGLLEYAIDRLNWEGVKTALVAYGGFVPVTPPGNGTPGVPISLVDDEVGGATAPALTAEFMAQIGRMIEYSQPALGNDDVRFTEQTEALLTALRQPGADLANVKQMLVNYSHRLSFAAEDQAEIKDALLKLLHLVFENIGDLSLDEQWLKGQMDALMSASTPPLTLRRLDDVERRLKDVIFKQKDAKERAVQAQNEMREMLAAFIDRLSQMASSSGVFYEKLESSARLIEQAKTLAEIAPVLKDVVGATRGMAQDSKQSRDELHAMRVRAMATDAEVAKLHQELDRVSTQARHDTLTGTLNRKGLDEAMERELSTVKRKETPLCMALLDIDNFKKLNDTMGHATGDAALAHLATVARESMRPQDTLARYGGEEFVILMPDTPLDKGIEAMTRLQRELTKRFFLAGTEKILITFSAGVAQLAPQESGGDAIRRADQAMYLAKRAGKNRVLGA from the coding sequence ATGAGTGACAAAAAACCTTTTGAAATTGCGCGCGAAACACTCAAGCAATTGACTGCACGCAAGCTGGTTCCCACCCCTTCCAATTACCAGACGCTCTACAACGAGATTGCGGGCATTCCCCACATGCCGCCGTTCCCGGCAGACACCTTGCGCGACATTGCCAAGGCTTTGCCCACCAAGACACCGGGCCAGCAAAAGCAGCGTGGTTTGCTGGAATACGCCATTGACCGGTTGAACTGGGAAGGTGTGAAAACCGCATTGGTGGCTTACGGTGGTTTTGTACCTGTTACACCACCGGGAAACGGTACGCCCGGCGTACCCATCAGTCTTGTGGACGATGAAGTTGGTGGCGCCACTGCACCGGCATTGACGGCTGAATTCATGGCGCAGATCGGTCGCATGATCGAGTATTCCCAACCGGCTTTGGGTAACGACGATGTACGTTTTACGGAACAGACAGAAGCCTTGCTGACCGCCTTGCGCCAGCCAGGTGCCGATCTGGCAAACGTCAAACAGATGCTGGTCAATTACAGCCACCGCCTGTCCTTTGCGGCAGAGGACCAGGCCGAAATCAAGGATGCGCTGCTCAAGCTGCTGCACCTGGTTTTTGAGAATATTGGAGATCTGAGCCTGGACGAACAGTGGCTCAAAGGTCAGATGGATGCACTGATGAGTGCCTCTACACCACCGCTTACGCTGCGTCGCCTGGACGATGTGGAGCGCCGTCTCAAGGATGTCATCTTCAAGCAGAAAGATGCCAAAGAGCGGGCCGTGCAGGCGCAAAACGAGATGCGCGAAATGTTGGCCGCTTTTATTGACCGCCTGTCGCAAATGGCATCGTCTTCGGGTGTGTTTTACGAAAAACTCGAAAGCAGTGCACGCCTGATCGAGCAAGCCAAGACGCTGGCTGAAATTGCCCCTGTCCTCAAGGATGTGGTAGGCGCAACCCGCGGCATGGCACAAGACAGCAAGCAATCACGCGACGAACTGCATGCCATGCGTGTACGTGCCATGGCAACGGATGCCGAAGTGGCCAAACTGCACCAGGAACTGGACCGTGTCAGCACCCAGGCACGCCATGACACTCTCACCGGCACGCTCAACCGCAAAGGACTGGACGAGGCGATGGAGCGGGAGTTGTCCACCGTCAAGCGCAAGGAAACGCCTTTGTGCATGGCTTTGCTGGACATTGATAACTTCAAAAAACTCAACGACACCATGGGCCACGCCACAGGCGACGCGGCACTGGCCCATCTGGCGACGGTTGCGCGCGAAAGCATGCGACCGCAGGACACCCTGGCACGCTATGGCGGTGAAGAATTTGTCATCCTGATGCCCGACACACCACTGGACAAGGGCATTGAGGCCATGACACGGTTGCAGCGCGAACTCACGAAGCGGTTTTTCCTGGCCGGTACAGAAAAGATACTGATCACCTTCAGTGCTGGCGTCGCACAGCTGGCCCCCCAAGAGAGTGGTGGTGACGCGATCCGCCGGGCCGACCAGGCCATGTACCTGGCCAAACGCGCGGGCAAAAACCGGGTGCTGGGTGCCTGA
- a CDS encoding NnrU family protein, protein MTTLVLGLLIFLGVHSVRIVADGWRTRTLAGSGKRLYHAVHGLLSLLGFGLVVWGFGMAREAPIQLWVPPVGMRHLAALLTLLAFVLLAAACVPGNSIKARFHHPLLLGIKTWALAHLMANGNVAHVLLFGSFLAWAAASFIAARRRDRAQGTQYPAGTVRGTLLTVLAGGVAWAVFAFWLHGLLIGIRPLG, encoded by the coding sequence ATGACAACACTGGTTCTGGGGCTGCTGATATTTCTGGGTGTGCATTCGGTGCGCATCGTGGCTGATGGTTGGCGCACCCGCACCCTGGCCGGGAGTGGGAAGCGGCTGTACCACGCCGTTCACGGTCTGCTGTCCTTGCTGGGTTTTGGCCTGGTTGTCTGGGGGTTTGGCATGGCCCGTGAGGCACCCATCCAGCTATGGGTTCCCCCGGTGGGCATGCGCCATCTGGCGGCGCTGCTGACCTTACTTGCCTTTGTGCTGCTGGCGGCAGCCTGTGTGCCTGGCAACAGCATCAAGGCCCGTTTTCACCATCCTCTGCTGTTGGGCATCAAGACCTGGGCGCTGGCGCATTTGATGGCGAATGGCAATGTGGCCCATGTGCTGCTGTTTGGCAGTTTTCTGGCGTGGGCCGCGGCCAGTTTCATTGCCGCGCGTCGACGTGACCGGGCTCAGGGTACGCAGTACCCGGCAGGCACGGTGCGTGGCACGCTGTTGACAGTGCTGGCAGGTGGGGTTGCCTGGGCCGTATTTGCCTTCTGGCTGCATGGACTGCTGATCGGTATCCGGCCTTTGGGTTGA
- a CDS encoding substrate-binding periplasmic protein, with protein sequence MTVRVFAQLLLCLGLWSGTARAETLLVFGGDGYAPGTYLLHGEPAGTLVDLLRRISEKTGDEYQVRLYPWKRAYDHAQRGEGAVIGLSMTPERQERFDFSEPMYYNDLQLVVRKGQGFAFRSLSDLKGKSVGGGLGVSYGADVDAAIDAGLFVMERDSDPSERLNKVLLGQLHAAVIGHGMPGLDYLVKKHPRLQARRSELVALPKPLARDPLYFAVAKSMQKRDVVDRLNKALRELQRGGAIKPAR encoded by the coding sequence ATGACCGTGCGTGTATTTGCCCAGTTGCTGCTCTGCCTGGGCCTGTGGTCGGGTACTGCGCGCGCAGAAACCCTGCTGGTGTTTGGCGGCGACGGTTATGCACCGGGTACCTACCTGCTCCATGGGGAGCCGGCGGGGACCCTGGTCGATCTCCTGCGGCGTATCAGCGAAAAGACCGGCGACGAATACCAGGTGCGCCTGTACCCCTGGAAACGCGCATACGACCATGCCCAGCGTGGCGAAGGTGCCGTCATCGGCCTGTCGATGACACCGGAGCGCCAGGAACGCTTCGATTTCTCTGAACCCATGTACTACAACGATTTGCAGTTGGTGGTGCGCAAGGGGCAAGGCTTTGCTTTTCGCAGCCTGTCCGATCTGAAAGGCAAATCGGTCGGTGGCGGGCTCGGCGTGAGTTACGGGGCGGATGTGGATGCCGCCATCGATGCAGGGTTGTTTGTGATGGAGCGCGACAGCGACCCGTCGGAGCGTCTGAACAAGGTGTTGCTGGGCCAGTTGCATGCGGCCGTGATTGGCCACGGCATGCCTGGGCTGGACTATCTGGTGAAGAAGCATCCCCGTCTGCAGGCCAGACGCAGTGAACTGGTGGCGCTGCCCAAGCCGCTGGCACGTGACCCGCTGTACTTTGCGGTGGCCAAAAGCATGCAAAAACGCGATGTGGTGGACCGCCTGAACAAGGCCTTGCGCGAGTTGCAGCGCGGTGGGGCCATCAAACCGGCCCGTTAG
- a CDS encoding DUF2788 domain-containing protein, protein MFGFSEEQIASFGLSFGVGGFMLYMLFIIGQLAWESKAGKFGTFVLFLGLAFGMVGFLAKMVIQWVLTR, encoded by the coding sequence ATGTTCGGCTTCTCGGAAGAACAGATTGCCAGCTTTGGCCTGAGCTTCGGCGTGGGCGGCTTCATGCTCTACATGCTGTTCATCATTGGCCAGTTGGCCTGGGAATCCAAGGCCGGCAAATTTGGCACCTTTGTGCTGTTTCTGGGCCTGGCTTTTGGCATGGTTGGCTTTCTGGCCAAAATGGTCATCCAATGGGTGCTGACCCGCTGA
- a CDS encoding DUF2189 domain-containing protein, which yields MAHRVSLPTVRNVNLWQPLVWLGLAWRDMARAGWVSVAHGVAMALAGAGIIAVAHDRFWLLAGALSGFLVVAPILATSLYALSRALERKENADAGVVLRTWLYWQNSHGNKWGNDYWCLVQFGSLLALAATGWVVTSAALITLLAPVPIQTPLDFVHHVVLAKEGWLFELWLALGGVMAAPMFASSVVAIPLLLDRRVSLLQAVLTSWQVVLANPGPMALWAALIMGFTLLGLGSLLLGLIPVIPMLGHASWHAYRALVDTQDLPERAPLSSPYVRSGDR from the coding sequence ATGGCCCACCGCGTCTCCCTGCCCACTGTGCGCAACGTCAACCTCTGGCAACCCCTGGTCTGGCTGGGCCTGGCTTGGCGTGACATGGCGCGCGCCGGCTGGGTCAGTGTGGCCCACGGCGTGGCCATGGCCCTTGCCGGCGCCGGCATCATTGCCGTGGCGCACGACCGCTTCTGGTTGCTGGCTGGCGCACTCTCCGGTTTTCTCGTGGTGGCTCCCATTCTGGCGACCAGCCTGTACGCACTGAGCCGCGCACTGGAACGCAAGGAAAACGCCGACGCCGGCGTGGTGCTGCGTACCTGGCTGTACTGGCAAAACAGCCACGGCAACAAATGGGGCAATGACTACTGGTGCCTGGTGCAGTTTGGCAGTCTTCTGGCGCTGGCCGCCACCGGCTGGGTGGTGACCTCGGCGGCATTGATCACCCTGCTGGCCCCCGTTCCCATCCAGACGCCGCTGGATTTTGTCCACCACGTGGTACTGGCCAAAGAGGGTTGGTTGTTTGAGCTGTGGCTGGCACTGGGCGGGGTGATGGCCGCGCCCATGTTTGCCTCCAGCGTTGTCGCCATTCCGCTGTTGCTGGACCGGCGTGTGAGCCTGCTTCAAGCCGTGTTGACAAGCTGGCAGGTGGTGCTGGCCAACCCCGGCCCCATGGCGCTGTGGGCGGCACTGATCATGGGTTTTACCCTGCTGGGTCTGGGCTCGCTGCTACTGGGCCTGATTCCGGTGATTCCCATGCTGGGCCATGCCAGCTGGCACGCCTACCGGGCACTGGTAGACACGCAGGACTTGCCCGAGCGGGCACCCCTGTCGTCCCCCTATGTGCGGAGCGGGGATCGCTGA
- a CDS encoding glutaredoxin has protein sequence MPRPVLAESSIHPAIRERIATHEQDIVKEVQAAVASNAVVVVGMGINPMPKRARKALDAAGVAYQYLEYGSYLNTWRKRNALKLWTGWPTFPMVFVKGTLVGGATDVEKLIASGELKTLLA, from the coding sequence ATGCCCCGTCCCGTTCTTGCCGAATCGAGCATTCATCCCGCGATCCGTGAGCGTATTGCCACCCACGAGCAGGACATCGTCAAAGAGGTGCAGGCTGCGGTTGCTTCGAATGCGGTGGTGGTGGTCGGTATGGGCATCAACCCCATGCCCAAACGCGCGCGCAAGGCGCTGGATGCGGCCGGTGTGGCCTACCAGTACCTGGAGTACGGTAGCTACTTGAACACCTGGCGCAAACGCAACGCGCTGAAACTATGGACCGGCTGGCCCACGTTTCCCATGGTGTTTGTCAAAGGCACGCTGGTTGGCGGCGCCACAGACGTGGAAAAACTCATCGCCAGCGGCGAGCTCAAGACCCTGTTGGCCTGA
- a CDS encoding Spy/CpxP family protein refolding chaperone, producing MKPVFKSLVLAGLMASAGFAAYAQTAPAAPAGTPPARMQDGGRHRMDPAKMEQMMAKRSAELKAKLKITTAQEGAWTAFTTAMKPPARDMQPRPDRAELAKLTTPERIDKMRALRAQHTNDMNAAMDKRDEATKTFYASLNAEQKKVFDDEHARMGERHGREQGGKRAHPDGKPTQPLAKP from the coding sequence ATGAAACCCGTTTTTAAATCTCTCGTGCTCGCCGGCCTGATGGCCAGCGCCGGATTCGCGGCCTATGCGCAGACCGCTCCCGCTGCCCCCGCAGGCACCCCACCCGCCCGCATGCAAGACGGTGGCCGCCACCGGATGGACCCGGCCAAGATGGAACAGATGATGGCCAAGCGCAGCGCCGAGCTGAAAGCCAAGCTGAAGATCACCACCGCCCAGGAAGGCGCCTGGACCGCGTTCACCACGGCCATGAAGCCACCAGCCCGCGACATGCAACCGCGCCCGGACCGCGCCGAACTGGCCAAACTCACCACACCCGAACGCATTGACAAAATGCGCGCATTGCGCGCCCAGCACACCAACGACATGAATGCGGCGATGGACAAACGCGACGAAGCCACCAAGACCTTTTATGCGAGTCTGAATGCCGAGCAGAAAAAAGTGTTTGACGACGAACATGCCCGCATGGGTGAACGCCACGGCCGTGAGCAGGGCGGGAAACGGGCTCACCCGGATGGCAAGCCCACCCAACCACTAGCCAAGCCGTAA